In a genomic window of Oncorhynchus gorbuscha isolate QuinsamMale2020 ecotype Even-year unplaced genomic scaffold, OgorEven_v1.0 Un_scaffold_553, whole genome shotgun sequence:
- the LOC124018644 gene encoding titin-like — protein sequence MEIEAPTASMDPKFKDGIVVHAGETFVIRADILGTPLPRVKWLKDGKEIDKTAPRTEVVKTFERTVLTVLDCVRVDGGQFVLSLSNVAGKKDIPVNVKVLDRPGPPDGPLKITGVTAEKATLHWSHPLQDGGASVSHYIIEKRVTNRVSWTVVQPETQAVSYKVTKLVPGTEYIFRVKAVNRFGTGEPLESDPVTACCPFKPPSSPSTPEASAITCDSMVLTWNRPENDGGSEIDGYIVEKRDKDGVRWTKCNKRRLNDIRFRCTGLAEGHSYEFRVSAENSAGVGVPSVPTGYIKACDPLYPPGPPYNPRVTDQSTTTVSISWTKPIYDGGAAIKGYVVEMKEVTEEEWTACTPPTGVEETHFTVKMLKENGEYNFHVYAINTEGVGEPADVPGTVVTSERLEAPEIELDSDLRKMVSVRACATLRLFVPFKGKPQPVVKWSKTEVCVDSENASGMKSAFVNVTVLDSPSAPEHFEVKDITRDSVSLSWEPPLIDGGAKITHYIVEKREAQRRAFTSVSENCGRNRMKIDNLIEGGLYYFRVRAVNELGVGLPAETPEPIKVSQAPLPPGKVAVVDVTHDSVSLSWEKPDDDGGSRIKCYVVEMQTKSDDKWTVCTEIRGLRSTIDGLLTGEEYSFRISAVNETGKSEPKLLAEAVAVNDDTVEPIIDLMCNTFSVKAGDDLKIDVPFRGRTEPEVSWNKDGVELKETTRVSFLTSNNSSLITIRNTTREESGNYEITLSNTVGRKSAILAVVILDKPGPPGAIKVDEVNADYISLSWDPPLYDGGCPITNYVVEKRDTTTTSWKTVSSTVARTSIKVPRLTQGTEYQFRIAAENRYGVSHAVESASVVAQYPFEKPGPPTTLRVAQATKSFMLVTWNEPARDGGSPIIGYHLEMKDYSSIRWTKTNRGRLIAETEFKVNGVEESLQYEFRVAAENIAGVGPYSKATEPIAARDPCDPPANLTVTDITRSSISLTWSKPENDGGAKVTGYIVDRRELPDGCWLKCNFTNLQETCYDIEGLTEDIQYDFRVIAKNSAGVLSEPSQCTGAVTVKDNVVLPRIVLDDKYKKLVLVKAGDVLRIDADISGRPRPVISWSKDGERIEIKARIEITSTHTTTTLLVRDAIRRDSGQYTVTVQNIAGTRSLCVNCKVLDRPGPSSGPLDVTGLTAEKCTLTWGPPQENGGAEILRYIVEKCETSRVTWTSVYEDTKATTCKVTGLRKGKEYIFRVKAVNEYGEGEALESEPTKATDPFTVPAAPTDVEITSITSETMTICWKRPESDGGSSISGYVIEKREKSGMRWVQVNTKPVNDLRVKASNLCEGCEYEYRVYAENVAGSSPPSIPCKLTKAEDPQFLPSPPAKPKVIDSTETSVTLSWNKPLFDGGAAVTGYCVEYKRTDEEDWCVSVSNTENTESTVVGLTPGAEYIFVVKSINKIGVSEPSPPTDPQAAEDREEEPQFNISNEMRKTLLVKDGSSFTLTVPFSGKPFPNVMWDKADVDLRVRASIHTTDTVTSITVDKATRDDSGKYTVTLQNVAGKVTCTLNVRVLDSPGPPCRVAVKDVTKSSATVAWDTPENEGGAAVTNYLVDIREVNNKGWTRVTDSCPRLTYRVSDLQEGGVYYFRVTGENQYGTGLPAETKYGAMITEKPSPPQTIEVTEITKESVSLSWIKPEDDGGSRISSYRVDALENGQDKWVKCGVTKTAHFVVYDLKEATQYFFRVRAENHAGFSDPTEMALPVLVKGQLEPPEMNMNKFPDNMVYVRAGSNLKCQIPLTGKPAPKISLSKDDVVLKSTMRFNSEVTPEYLIISLRESTATDSGRYDICASNTSGASRSFVTIVVLDRPSAPVGPIGMSEVTEDSVSLTWLPPRYDGGSPVTNYIITKRETTNADWTEVSSVVVKCTMKIMKLITGLEYQFRIRAENRYGISEYSDSATVRVDLNYTVPESPSAPIVTSVTRESVTVAWTEPNWNGGRPVVGYRLQMKDKNSILWQTVNKTVIRATHFKVTNVIVAGLVYEFKVAAENAAGCSPLSKTSDAVLAIDACEPPTNVRITHIRKSSVRLEWLKPTYDGGSKVTGYLVEKKEGEGDRWTKANLTNVSDTHYTVTELNDCVVYEFRVVAKNAAGSVSNPSVTAGPVMCVDTDAYEGD from the exons ATGGAAATCGAGGCACCAACAGCATCGATGGATCCCAAGTTTAAGGATGGTATCGTCGTCCACGCTGGTGAAACGTTTGTTATCCGAGCGGATATCCTGGGGACGCCACTCCCCAGAGTCAAGTGGTTAAAAGACGGAAAAGAAATTGATAAAACCGCCCCGAGAACGGAGGTCGTAAAAACGTTTGAACGTACCGTTCTAACAGTTCTAGATTGCGTCAGAGTGGACGGCGGACAGTTCGTCCTGAGTCTCAGCAATGTGGCCGGAAAGAAAGATATACCTGTCAATGTTAAGGTTCTTGATAGACCTGGTCCACCTGATGGGCCATTGAAGATAACTGGTGTGACTGCAGAGAAAGCCACGCTGCACTGGAGTCATCCGTTACAAGATGGCGGTGCCAGTGTTTCCCATTATATCATTGAAAAGAGGGTAACCAACCGCGTGTCATGGACTGTAGTCCAACCGGAAACCCAAGCAGTCAGCTACAAAGTGACTAAACTTGTACCCGGCACTGAGTACATCTTCAGAGTGAAAGCGGTGAATAGGTTTGGCACTGGTGAACCTCTTGAATCAGACCCGGTTACTGCATGTTGTCCTTTCAAGCCGCCCAGCTCTCCTTCCACACCTGAAGCAAGCGCTATAACATGCGACTCAATGGTCCTTACATGGAATCGTCCAGAAAACGATGGTGGCTCAGAAATAGATGGCTATATCGTTGAAAAACGCGATAAAGACGGTGTTAGATGGACAAAGTGTAACAAGAGAAGACTTAACGATATTCGGTTCAGATGCACCGGACTCGCAGAGGGGCATTCCTACGAGTTCAGAGTATCTGCTGAGAATTCTGCTGGCGTGGGAGTGCCAAGTGTACCAACAGGATATATCAAAGCTTGTGACCCCTTATATCCACCAGGTCCACCTTACAACCCTAGGGTGACAGACCAGTCAACCACAACCGTGTCCATCTCATGGACAAAGCCCATCTATGATGGCGGAGCAGCCATCAAAGGATATGTTGTTGAGATGAAGGAAGTAACGGAGGAAGAGTGGACAGCCTGTACACCGCCAACTGGTGTTGAAGAAACACACTTCACTGTGAAAATGCTGAAGGAGAATGGAGAATACAACTTCCACGTCTATGCGATTAACACTGAAGGAGTTGGGGAACCCGCTGATGTACCAGGGACTGTAGTTACATCTGAAAGACTTGAGGCACCTGAGATCGAACTAGATTCAGACCTTAGGAAAATGGTGTCAGTTCGGGCGTGTGCGACACTGCGTCTGTTTGTCCCGTTCAAAGGAAAACCTCAACCTGTAGTCAAGTGGTCCAAGACGGAAG TATGCGTTGACTCTGAGAACGCCAGCGGTATGAAGTCTGCTTTCGTTAATGTCACAGTGTTGGATTCACCAAGTGCCCCCGAGCACTTTGAAGTCAAGGACATTACTAGAGATTCTGTATCACTATCCTGGGAGCCTCCACTGATTGACGGCGGAGCTAAGATCACACATTACATTGTGGAGAAGAGAGAAGCTCAAAGACGAGCCTTTACCAGTGTTTCCGAGAACTGTGGAAGAAATAGAATGAAGATTGACAACCTCATAGAAGGGGGACTTTATTACTTCCGTGTACGAGCTGTTAATGAGCTCGGTGTGGGTTTGCCAGCGGAAACACCAGAACCAATCAAGGTATCCCAAGCTCCTTTGCCTCCTGGTAAAGTCGCTGTTGTAGATGTTACTCACGACAGTGTGAGTCTGTCGTGGGAAAAGCCTGACGACGACGGTGGAAGCAGAATCAAATGCTACGTAGTGGAAATGCAAACCAAGAGCGATGACAAATGGACTGTGTGTACTGAGATACGGGGATTGAGATCAACTATTGATGGACTCTTGACAGGTGAGGAATATTCATTTAGGATTAGTGCGGTCAATGAAACAGGCAAGAGTGAACCTAAGCTACTGGCAGAGGCTGTCGCAGTAAACGACGACACAGTGGAACCCATCATAGATCTGATGTGCAACACATTCAGTGTCAAGGCAGGAGACGACCTGAAGATCGATGTTCCGTTTAGAGGCAGAACTGAACCTGAGGTTTCATGGAACAAAGATGGTGTTGAGTTGAAGGAGACAACCAGGGTTAGCTTTCTAACGTCTAATAACTCATCACTAATCACTATCAGAAACACAACCAGGGAGGAATCAGGGAACTATGAGATCACCTTAAGCAACACAGTTGGTAGAAAATCAGCCATACTAGCTGTTGTCATCTTGGATAAACCTGGCCCACCTGGTGCAATCAAGGTAGATGAGGTCAACGCTGACTATATTTCACTGTCTTGGGATCCCCCACTCTACGATGGTGGATGTCCAATCACCAACTacgtagtagagaagagagatactaccactacatcatggAAGACTGTTTCATCCACAGTTGCCAGAACATCTATTAAGGTTCCTCGTTTGACACAAGGCACTGAATATCAGTTCCGAATTGCAGCTGAAAACCGTTACGGCGTGAGCCATGCTGTGGAGTCTGCTTCCGTTGTTGCACAGTACCCCTTCGAGAAACCTGGCCCTCCCACTACCCTCCGTGTTGCCCAGGCTACAAAGTCCTTCATGTTGGTTACATGGAATGAACCAGCCAGGGACGGTGGAAGTCCAATCATCGGTTATCACCTGGAAATGAAGGACTACAGCAGTATTCGCTGGACAAAGACTAACAGAGGACGTCTCATCGCTGAAACAGAATTTAAAGTGAATGGGGTTGAAGAAAGCTTGCAGTATGAATTCCGTGTTGCTGCTGAGAATATTGCTGGCGTTGGGCCGTACAGCAAAGCCACTGAGCCTATAGCTGCAAGAGATCCGTGTGATCCTCCTGCTAACCTTACAGTCACAGACATCACAAGATCTTCCATTTCTCTCACTTGGTCGAAGCCAGAGAATGACGGTGGAGCCAAGGTGACTGGCTACATTGTTGATCGCAGGGAGCTTCCAGATGGTTGTTGGCTGAAGTGCAATTTCACCAATCTCCAGGAAACTTGCTATGACATTGAAGGTCTTACGGAGGACATTCAATATGACTTCCGCGTTATTGCAAAGAACTCTGCTGGAGTACTCAGTGAGCCATCGCAATGCACAGGTGCCGTCACAGTCAAGGATAACGTTGTTCTACCTCGCATTGTCTTGGATGACAAGTATAAGAAATTAGTCCTTGTCAAAGCCGGAGATGTTCTGAGAATCGATGCAGATATTTCTGGGCGCCCACGTCCAGTCATTTCCTGGTCAAAAGATGGTGAAAGGATTGAGATCAAGGCAAGAATAGAGATCACatcaacacacaccaccaccacattaCTAGTCAGAGACGCTATCCGAAGAGACTCGGGTCAGTACACTGTAACAGTGCAGAACATTGCTGGTACAAGGTCCCTGTGTGTAAACTGTAAGGTACTTGACCGCCCTGGACCGTCCTCTGGGCCATTGGATGTGACTGGTCTGACCGCAGAGAAATGCACTTTGACCTGGGGACCACCTCAAGAAAATGGTGGTGCGGAAATTCTGCGCTACATAGTAGAGAAATGTGAAACCAGTCGTGTCACCTGGACTTCAGTATATGAAGACACGAAGGCTACAACATGCAAGGTCACCGGTCTGCGTAAAGGAAAGGAATACATCTTCAGAGTAAAGGCAGTGAATGAATATGGAGAAGGTGAAGCCTTGGAGAGTGAGCCAACCAAGGCCACAGATCCATTCACTGTCCCTGCTGCACCGACAGATGTTGAAATCACCAGCATAACAAGTGAGACGATGACAATCTGCTGGAAAAGACCGGAGTCCGATGGAGGAAGCAGCATTTCTGGCTACGTTATTGAGAAACGAGAGAAATCAGGAATGCGCTGGGTACAGGTGAACACGAAACCTGTGAATGACCTTAGGGTCAAGGCATCCAATCTCTGTGAGGGATGTGAGTATGAGTACAGAGTCTATGCAGAAAATGTAGCAGGCTCGAGTCCCCCAAGTATTCCTTGCAAACTGACAAAAGCAGAGGATCCACAATTCCTGCCGTCCCCACCAGCTAAACCCAAAGTCATTGACTCGACCGAGACTTCTGTAACTCTTTCATGGAATAAGCCGTTGTTTGATGGGGGAGCTGCTGTAACAGGATACTGTGTTGAATATAAGAGAACGGATGAGGAGGACTGGTGTGTCAGTGTTTCAAACACAGAGAACACTGAATCCACTGTCGTTGGTTTGACACCTGGTGCAGAATATATATTTGTTGTCAAATCCATCAACAAGATTGGTGTCAGTGAGCCAAGCCCTCCTACTGATCCACAAGCAGCTGAGGACCGAGAAGAAGAACCACAGTTTAATATCAGCAATGAGATGCGAAAGACTCTTCTTGTAAAGGACGGCAGTTCATTCACCTTAACAGTGCCGTTCAGCGGCAAGCCTTTTCCTAACGTTATGTGGGACAAGGCAGATGTTGACCTGAGAGTGAGGGCCAGTATTCATACCACTGATACTGTCACGTCTATCACGGTGGATAAAGCAACAAGAGACGACTCTGGAAAATATACAGTAACTTTACAAAACGTTGCTGGAAAAGTCACATGTACGTTAAATGTCAGGGTTCTTGACTCTCCTGGTCCACCATGCCGTGTTGCGGTCAAGGATGTTACCAAGAGCTCTGCAACAGTTGCCTGGGATACCCCAGAAAACGAAGGTGGTGCTGCTGTCACCAACTACCTTGTTGATATCCGTGAGGTGAACAACAAGGGATGGACCAGAGTCACAGATTCATGTCCTCGTCTGACCTACAGAGTGTCAGATCTACAAGAGGGAGGTGTGTACTACTTCAGAGTCACTGGTGAAAACCAATATGGAACCGGCTTGCCAGCTGAGACCAAATACGGAGCAATGATTACAG AAAAACCAAGCCCGCCACAAACCATCGAAGTCACCGAGATCACCAAGGAAAGCGTGTCCTTGTCATGGATTAAGCCCGAGGATGACGGAGGGAGCAGAATCAGCAGTTATCGTGTCGATGCTCTCGAGAACGGTCAGGATAAATGGGTGAAGTGTGGCGTCACCAAGACCGCCCACTTCGTGGTGTACGACCTGAAGGAAGCTACTCAATACTTCTTCAGAGTTCGTGCTGAAAACCACGCTGGATTCAGTGACCCTACAGAAATGGCTCTCCCTGTGTTAGTTAAAGGGCAACTTG AACCTCCTGAAATGAACATGAACAAGTTTCCTGACAATATGGTCTACGTCAGAGCAGGATCGAACCTAAAATGCCAGATCCCACTTACTGGGAAACCTGCGCCAAAGATTTCTCTTTCAAAGGACGATGTCGTGTTGAAGTCAACGATGAGATTCAACTCTGAAGTAACTCCTGAATATCTTATCATCAGTCTTCGTGAGAGCACTGCTACTGATTCAGGAAGGTACGACATATGTGCCTCCAACACCAGCGGAGCCTCCAGGTCTTTTGTGACCATCGTGGTCCTGGATAGACCCAGCGCCCCAGTTGGTCCTATTGGAATGTCTGAGGTGACCGAGGACAGCGTGAGTCTGACGTGGCTTCCTCCTCGGTATGATGGCGGAAGTCCCGTCACAAACTACATCATAACCAAACGAGAAACGACAAACGCCGACTGGACCGAAGTCTCCTCGGTCGTTGTGAAATGCACGATGAAAATCATGAAGCTCATAACAGGACTGGAGTACCAGTTCAGAATCAGGGCTGAAAATCGCTACGGCATCAGTGAGTACAGCGACTCTGCAACCGTCAGAGTGGATCTCAACTACA CCGTCCCTGAATCTCCGTCAGCCCCTATCGTCACGTCTGTGACCAGAGAAAGCGTCACCGTCGCCTGGACGGAGCCGAACTGGAATGGCGGGAGACCAGTCGTTGGATACCGTCTTCAGATGAAGGACAAGAACAGCATCCTGTGGCAGACGGTCAACAAAACCGTTATCCGTGCCACACACTTCAAAGTGACCAACGTCATCGTTGCCGGTCTCGTCTATGAGTTCAAGGTGGCAGCGGAAAACGCAGCTGGGTGCAGTCCTCTGAGCAAGACCTCAGACGCTGTACTGGCCATTGATGCTTGTG AGCCTCCGACCAACGTGCGGATCACTCACATCAGAAAGTCCTCCGTCAGACTTGAATGGCTGAAGCCTACTTACGATGGTGGTAGCAAGGTAACGGGATACCTGGttgagaagaaagagggagaaggagacaggtggACGAAGGCCAACTTAACCAACGTTTCCGACACTCACTACACCGTGACCGAGCTGAACGACTGTGTGGTTTACGAATTCAGAGTGGTGGCTAAGAATGCAGCGGGATCGGTCAGTAATCCGTCCGTCACTGCCGGCCCGGTGATGTGTGTGGACACGGACGCTTACGAAGGAGATTAA
- the LOC124018642 gene encoding CCAAT/enhancer-binding protein gamma-like, which translates to MSKRSQQTINTEQNRGTVSVIQGQASGATTTTTGGSLQLVPQLVPATPAEGGGGGKAKMKKTSGDKDSDEYRQRRERNNLAVKKSRMRSKQKAQDTQQRVNELKEENERLEAKIKLLSKELSVLKDLFLEHAHNLADNVQAPGAEGASPAHNNNNNNGACNNNNSSQ; encoded by the coding sequence ATGAGCAAGAGGTCGCAGCAGACGATAAACACGGAGCAGAACAGGGGGACTGTTAGTGTGATCCAGGGCCAGGCTAgtggagcaacaacaacaacaacaggaggAAGCTTACAGCTGGTACCCCAGCTAGTCCCTGCCACCCCAGccgaaggaggaggaggaggcaaggCCAAGATGAAGAAGACGTCGGGGGACAAGGACAGTGACGAGTACCGCCAGCGACGGGAACGGAACAACCTGGCGGTTAAGAAGAGCAGGATGAGATCCAAGCAGAAGGCCCAGGACACGCAGCAACGTGTCAACGAGCTGAAAGAGGAGAACGAGAGGCTGGAGGCCAAGATCAAGCTGCTCAGCaaagagctgtctgtcctcaagGACCTCTTCCTGGAACACGCCCACAACCTGGCCGACAACGTCCAAGCACCTGGCGCGGAGGGGGCCAGCCCcgcccacaacaacaacaacaacaatggggcgtgtaacaacaacaacagcagccagTGA
- the LOC124018645 gene encoding CCAAT/enhancer-binding protein alpha-like, which yields MEQPNLYEVAPRPLMTSLAQSQSQQSAYCYKDPSAAGPGAGGDLGEICENENSIDISAYIDPAAFNDEFLADLFHNSSKQEKLKLANSEYESYPHGVSSGSGAHHQQQQQQGYGCIPGYMDTSKLEPIYDNQSTRIRPVAIKQEPREEDEMSHSMPPTYHHSHQHLPQHLSHLQYQIAHCAQTTMHLQPGHPTPPPTPVPSPHHRDGSMSSVGSMKMMGRDDRDRDRGKSKKRVDKASTEYRLRRERNNVAVRKSRDKAKMRNVETQHKVIELASDNERLRKRVEHLTRELDTLRGIFRQLPDGSFKPMANCQ from the coding sequence ATGGAGCAACCAAACCTCTATGAGGTCGCCCCACGACCCCTAATGACCAGCCTAGCCCAGAGCCAGAGTCAGCAAAGCGCCTACTGCTACAAAGACCCCTCCGCTGCTGGACCCGGAGCAGGAGGAGACCTCGGCGAGATCTGTGAGAACGAAAACTCCATTGACATCAGCGCCTACATCGACCCTGCAGCCTTCAACGACGAGTTCCTGGCTGATCTATTCCACAACAGCTCGAAGCAAGAGAAACTCAAGCTGGCGAACAGTGAGTACGAATCCTACCCCCACGGGGTGAGCTCTGGCTCGGGGGCGCACcaccaacagcagcagcagcagggctATGGTTGTATTCCCGGGTATATGGACACATCTAAACTTGAACCCATTTACGATAACCAGTCCACGAGAATCAGACCTGTGGCGATAAAGCAAGAGCCCAGAGAAGAAGATGAAATGAGCCATTCTATGCCTCCAACCTACCACCATTCCCACCAGCATCTCCCACAGCACCTATCCCACCTTCAGTACCAGATTGCGCACTGCGCGCAGACGACCATGCATCTCCAACCGGGACACCCGACGCCTCCACCGACGCCCGTCCCGAGTCCACACCACAGGGATGGCAGCATGTCCTCCGTTGGATCCATGAAGATGATGGGACGCGACGACCGAGACCGAGACCGGGGTAAATCCAAAAAGCGCGTCGACAAGGCCAGCACGGAGTACCGGTTGAGGCGGGAGAGGAACAACGTCGCGGTGAGGAAGAGTAGAGACAAGGCGAAAATGCGCAATGTTGAGACGCAGCATAAAGTGATCGAGCTGGCGTCGGACAACGAAAGACTGCGGAAGAGAGTGGAACATCTTACCCGAGAACTGGACACATTAAGGGGCATCTTCAGACAACTTCCCGATGGATCTTTCAAACCCATGGCCAACTGCCAGTGA